The Armatimonadota bacterium genome includes a window with the following:
- a CDS encoding membrane protein, with protein sequence MVELIQMLGWFWVIVILFAVFVLPSAIKVVREYERGVIFRLGRLVGARGPGLFFIIPVIEQMIKVDLRVVTMDVAKQETMTRDNVPVSVDAVVYFQVVNPEMAINNVENFVKATSLISQTTLRSIVGQFELDSLLSDRDTVNQRLQTIIDEQTEPWGVKVITVEVRDVVLPESMRRAMARQAETERDRRAKIINAEGEFQAAEKLSEAARIISQSPQALQLRFLQTLSEVAAENNSTIVFPVPVDLFEPFIKKMSGQGQN encoded by the coding sequence ATGGTTGAACTGATCCAGATGCTTGGCTGGTTCTGGGTCATCGTGATCCTGTTTGCAGTCTTTGTGTTGCCGTCCGCCATCAAGGTGGTGCGGGAATATGAACGGGGCGTCATTTTCCGACTGGGACGGCTGGTGGGAGCCAGGGGGCCAGGCCTGTTTTTCATCATTCCCGTAATTGAGCAGATGATCAAGGTGGACCTGCGCGTGGTCACCATGGACGTGGCCAAGCAGGAGACGATGACGCGGGACAACGTTCCGGTGAGCGTGGACGCGGTGGTCTACTTCCAGGTGGTGAACCCGGAAATGGCCATCAACAACGTGGAGAACTTCGTCAAGGCGACGTCGCTTATCAGCCAGACCACACTGCGCAGCATTGTGGGACAGTTCGAGCTGGACTCGCTGCTTTCGGACCGCGACACGGTGAACCAGAGGCTGCAGACCATCATCGACGAACAGACCGAACCGTGGGGCGTCAAGGTTATCACGGTGGAGGTGCGCGACGTGGTGCTGCCGGAGTCCATGCGCCGGGCCATGGCTCGGCAGGCGGAGACCGAACGCGACCGGCGCGCCAAGATCATCAACGCGGAAGGCGAGTTCCAGGCTGCCGAGAAACTCTCGGAGGCTGCCCGCATCATCAGCCAGTCCCCGCAGGCGCTGCAGCTGCGGTTCCTGCAGACCCTCTCCGAGGTAGCAGCGGAGAACAATTCCACCATTGTTTTCCCGGTGCCGGTGGATCTCTTCGAGCCGTTCATCAAGAAGATGTCCGGCCAGGGCCAGAACTGA
- the ytaP gene encoding putative hydrolase YtaP, whose translation MEPTERRGQLWSLLGDLPGRDGPVRAEKLLEEHRDGFVLEKLILDLNGIEPVPAWFCRAPAEKAPVVIYNHAHGGAYRIGKDEAIRPREFLQQPPYGEALARLGIHTLCIDHWVFGERAGRTESSVFKEMLWKGRVLWGMMVFDTIRATDYAVSRPDVDPSRIASLGMSMGSTMAWWHAALDERVKVCVDICCLTDFHALIESGGLDGHGIYYYVPSLLKHFDTAGINALIAPRPHLSLAGLKDPLTPVEGLDRVDEAIKKVYADAGAPENWRLLRFDTGHRETPEMRAAVLDWLRDKL comes from the coding sequence GTGGAGCCGACTGAAAGGCGCGGACAGCTCTGGTCGCTTCTGGGAGATCTCCCTGGGCGGGACGGGCCGGTCCGGGCAGAAAAGCTCTTGGAGGAGCACCGGGACGGCTTTGTCCTCGAAAAGCTCATTCTGGATCTGAACGGCATCGAGCCTGTCCCGGCCTGGTTCTGCCGTGCTCCGGCAGAGAAGGCGCCTGTGGTCATCTACAACCACGCTCACGGGGGAGCTTACCGGATTGGCAAGGATGAGGCCATCAGGCCCCGGGAGTTCCTTCAGCAGCCGCCCTACGGTGAGGCGCTGGCCCGGCTGGGGATCCATACCCTGTGCATCGACCACTGGGTCTTCGGTGAGCGCGCGGGACGGACGGAGAGCTCGGTTTTCAAGGAGATGCTCTGGAAGGGGCGGGTGCTGTGGGGGATGATGGTCTTCGACACCATCCGCGCCACCGACTATGCCGTCTCGCGGCCGGATGTGGACCCCTCGCGGATCGCGTCGCTGGGGATGAGTATGGGCTCGACTATGGCGTGGTGGCACGCTGCTCTCGATGAGCGGGTCAAGGTTTGCGTGGACATCTGTTGCCTGACGGACTTCCACGCGCTCATCGAGAGCGGAGGGCTGGACGGGCACGGCATCTATTATTACGTGCCCTCGCTCCTGAAGCATTTTGACACCGCGGGCATCAACGCGCTGATCGCTCCCCGCCCGCATCTGTCCCTGGCGGGCCTGAAGGACCCTCTCACACCCGTGGAGGGCTTGGACCGCGTGGATGAGGCTATCAAGAAGGTCTACGCGGATGCCGGGGCTCCGGAGAACTGGAGGCTGCTCCGCTTCGACACGGGTCACCGGGAGACCCCGGAGATGCGCGCCGCAGTGCTCGATTGGCTGCGGGACAAGCTCTAG